The Plectropomus leopardus isolate mb chromosome 2, YSFRI_Pleo_2.0, whole genome shotgun sequence genome has a window encoding:
- the LOC121954769 gene encoding LOW QUALITY PROTEIN: interferon-induced GTP-binding protein Mx-like (The sequence of the model RefSeq protein was modified relative to this genomic sequence to represent the inferred CDS: inserted 1 base in 1 codon; deleted 2 bases in 1 codon), which translates to MNTLNQQYEEKVRPCIDLIDSLRSLGVEKDLALPAIAVIGDQSSGKSSVLEALSGVALPRGSGIVTRCPLELKMKRKREGEEWFGKISYHDHAEEIEDPADVEKKIREAQDEMAGVGVGISDDLISLEIASPDVXRLTLIDLPGIARVAVKGQPENIGDQIKRLIQKFITRQETISLVVVPCNVDIATTEALKMAQEVDPDGERTLGILTKPDLVDKGTEETVVEIVHNEVIHLKKGYMIVRCRGQKEITEKVSLTEAIEREKAFFRDHTYFHTLYNDGQATVPKLAEKLTLELVHHIERSLPRLEEQIEEKLAHTQAELEKYGNGPPADAAEKLVFLIDKVTAFTQDAISLTTGEELKCGDKLNVFSTLRKEFGKWNVHLDRSGEKFSKSIEKEVAEYEDRYRGRELPGFINYKTFEVMVKEQIKQLEEPAVKRLKEIGDAVRKTFIQLAHSSFIGFPNLLKAAKVKIEAIKQEKESIAESTLRTQFKMELIVYTQDRTYSCSLSDRKKEEEEEEEEDKRKHRNHHKDLSIVYCADNHATLMELMLHIKSYYKIASQRLADQIPLVIRYQMLQESAVQLQREMLQMLQDKENLEFLLKEDCDIGSQRAALQNRLHRLIKARTYLAEF; encoded by the exons GAATTGTGACAAGATGTCCTCTCGAATTgaagatgaagagaaagagagaaggagaggagtgGTTTGGGAAGATAAGCTACCATGACCATGCGGAAGAGATAGAAGATCCTGCAGATGTGGAGAAAAAGATTAGAGAAG CTCAGGATGAAATGGCCGGGGTCGGAGTGGGGATCAGTGATGACCTCATCAGTCTGGAGATCGCCTCTCCTGATG CCAGACTCACTCTTATTGACCTGCCTGGCATCGCCAGGGTGGCCGTAAAGGGACAACCTGAGAACATTGGAGACCAG ATAAAGAGACTGATCCAGAAGTTCATCACAAGACAAGAAACCATCAGTTTGGTGGTTGTTCCGTGCAACGTGGACATTGCAACCACAGAGGCTTTGAAGATGGCACAGGAGGTGGACCCTGATGGAGAGAGGACTCTGG gtatCTTGACTAAGCCTGACCTGGTGGACAAAGGCACCGAAGAGACTGTAGTTGAAATTGTCCATAATGAGGTCATCCACCTGAAGAAGGGCTACATGATCGTCAGGTGCAGGGGTCAGAAGGAGATCACAGAGAAAGTCTCTCTTACTGAAgcaatagagagagagaaagcctTCTTCAGAGATCATACATATTTCCA CACTCTCTACAATGATGGACAAGCTACTGTTCCCAAACTGGCTGAGAAACTCACACTCGAGCTGGTGCATCACATTGAG AGATCTCTGCCTCGGCTGGAAGAGCAGATAGAGGAGAAGCTAGCACACACTCAAGCAGAGCTGGAGAAATATGGCAATGGACCCCCAGCTGATGCAGCGGAGAAACTCGTCTTCCTCATTGAT AAAGTGACGGCTTTCACTCAGGATGCCATCAGTCTGACTACAGGAGAGGAACTGAAGTGTGGAGACAAGCTCAATGTCTTTTCTACCCTCAGAAAAGAGTTTGGGAAGTGGAACGTCCACTTGGACCGCTCAGGAGAAAAGT TCAGCAAGAGCATTGAGAAAGAGGTGGCGGAATACGAAGACAGGTACCGTGGAAGAGAACTGCCGGGCTTCATCAACTACAAGACCTTTGAGGTCATGGTCAAGGAGCAGATCAAACAGCTGGAAGAGCCCGCTGTCAAGCGACTCAAGGAAATAGGAG ATGCTGTTAGGAAGACGTTCATACAGCTGGCCCACAGTAGCTTCATTGGATTTCCTAACCTCCTGAAAGCAGCCAAA GTAAAGATCGAAGCCATTAAGCAAGAGAAAGAGTCCATTGCTGAATCCACGCTGAGAACCCAGTTCAAGATGGAGCTGATTGTTTACACACAGGACAGGACCTACAGCTGTAGTTTGAGTGacaggaagaaagaggaggaggaggaggaggaagaagacaaACGGAAACACAGAAACCATCACAAAGATTTGAGTATTGTGTACTGCGCTGATAATCATGCAACACTTATGGAGCTGATGTTGCACATTAAATCATATTACAAA ATTGCTAGCCAGCGCCTGGCCGACCAGATCCCGCTGGTGATCCGCTACCAGATGCTGCAGGAGTCTGCCGTCCAGCTGCAGAGGGAGATGCTGCAGATGCTTCAGGACAAGGAGAATTTGGAGTTCTTGCTGAAGGAAGATTGTGACATTGGCAGTCAGAGGGCTGCTTTACAGAATCGCCTTCATCGCCTCATTAAGGCTCGCACATACCTGGCAGAGTTCTAG